A genomic stretch from Petrimonas mucosa includes:
- a CDS encoding ABC transporter permease, producing MLLFKTAIKNILGAGRRTWLNVAVLSFTFVLMTAFNGLIDGWVNDAIVDTRDWETGAGQFWHENYDRYDVFTLQDAHGMPPDAFAPCLADKSLTPILVIQAVAYESGNMQNIQLKGIDPSQQLLEIPSRYLHADDDALNAVIGARMARTLNADEGDRLLIRWRDKNGAFDAREIVIASIFNSSIATVDEGQVWIALDKLREMTGMQDEATYLVRSADCPLEQDVNGWHYKDSDFLLEDLYLMAQHSRVESLIIFTILLAIALLAVFDTQTLSIFRRQKEIGTYISLGMTPKQVTRLFTLEGTTYSLLGILVGVLWGTPLLYWYGQTGITLPESYTEIGLGMRETMRPVYDPGTILTSIAIIIFMSMLISWLPTRKIAKSNVVEALKGRIT from the coding sequence CCTGGGCGCGGGCAGGCGTACATGGTTAAACGTGGCTGTCCTCTCTTTCACTTTCGTTCTGATGACCGCGTTCAACGGATTGATAGACGGGTGGGTGAACGACGCGATCGTGGACACCCGCGACTGGGAAACGGGAGCGGGACAATTCTGGCACGAGAACTACGACCGGTATGACGTGTTTACATTACAGGACGCGCACGGCATGCCCCCGGACGCGTTCGCTCCCTGTCTTGCCGATAAATCGCTCACTCCCATCCTCGTGATACAGGCGGTCGCGTACGAATCGGGAAACATGCAGAATATCCAGTTAAAGGGCATCGACCCGTCGCAACAACTGCTGGAGATTCCTTCACGCTATTTACACGCGGACGACGATGCCCTTAACGCGGTAATCGGCGCGAGAATGGCCCGAACGCTGAACGCGGACGAGGGAGACCGCCTGCTTATACGATGGCGGGACAAGAACGGGGCTTTTGATGCACGGGAGATCGTGATCGCGTCCATATTCAACTCGAGCATCGCCACCGTGGACGAAGGGCAGGTGTGGATCGCCCTTGATAAGCTCCGTGAAATGACCGGAATGCAGGACGAAGCAACCTACCTGGTAAGATCGGCCGACTGTCCCCTTGAACAGGACGTGAACGGGTGGCACTATAAAGATTCGGATTTCCTGCTGGAGGACCTCTACCTCATGGCGCAACACAGCCGCGTGGAGTCGCTCATCATCTTCACCATCCTGCTGGCCATCGCTTTGTTGGCGGTATTCGATACCCAGACGCTCTCCATCTTCCGACGCCAAAAGGAGATAGGAACCTATATCTCCCTCGGAATGACACCCAAGCAGGTGACAAGACTATTCACGCTGGAAGGCACTACCTACAGCCTGCTGGGCATACTGGTGGGTGTTCTCTGGGGAACACCCCTTTTATACTGGTACGGACAAACAGGAATCACGCTGCCGGAAAGTTACACCGAGATTGGCCTGGGCATGCGTGAAACCATGCGACCCGTATACGACCCCGGGACAATCCTGACCAGCATCGCGATCATCATATTCATGTCGATGCTGATAAGCTGGCTCCCCACCCGTAAAATAGCCAAAAGCAACGTGGTAGAAGCATTAAAAGGAAGAATCACCTGA
- a CDS encoding ABC transporter permease, whose protein sequence is MFAFLWKGIIRDKSRSLLPVIVVAIGVFAIIFAYGLISGMMSNMIQATANFQTGHLKVMTRAYSDNQGQKPNDLALLDADMLVEQLTADFPGVEWVPRIFFGGLLDIPDQDGETRAQGPVSGTAYDFLSGNNGEIERIGLRTALVSGNIIRQPNEIIISIDFAETHEVLPGDRITFFGSTMHGAMSFANYTVAGIARFGMAQLDRGAVILDISDARLLLDMENATSELFGYLPGNTYDQEETERIKSAFNERYTDETDEFAPVMLQLVDQNFMNQTIAMMDAILVIMVILLVVALSIVLWNTGVLGGIRRYNEFGVRLALGEEKKHIYRTLLSESMLIGVIGSAVGTAAGVALSLYLQKHGIDYSAMMENVNMMITPVIRSEVTPQLYYIGFIPGVISMLVGSALAGTAVYKRNTAMLFKELD, encoded by the coding sequence ATGTTTGCATTTTTATGGAAAGGAATCATCCGGGATAAAAGCAGGAGCCTGCTGCCCGTTATTGTCGTGGCCATCGGTGTTTTTGCCATCATCTTTGCTTACGGGCTGATAAGCGGCATGATGTCGAACATGATTCAAGCTACCGCGAACTTTCAAACCGGCCACCTGAAAGTAATGACGCGGGCGTACAGCGACAACCAGGGACAAAAACCCAACGATCTGGCACTGTTAGACGCGGATATGCTCGTGGAACAGCTAACGGCTGATTTTCCCGGCGTGGAGTGGGTTCCCCGTATCTTTTTCGGTGGCCTCCTCGATATTCCCGATCAGGACGGCGAGACCAGAGCGCAAGGGCCGGTATCGGGAACGGCCTACGATTTCCTGTCGGGCAATAATGGCGAGATAGAGCGCATCGGTTTGAGAACCGCGCTGGTATCCGGCAACATTATCCGACAACCGAACGAGATCATCATCAGCATCGATTTTGCAGAAACACACGAGGTTCTTCCCGGGGACAGGATTACTTTTTTCGGTTCCACGATGCATGGGGCGATGAGTTTTGCCAACTATACCGTGGCGGGAATTGCACGCTTCGGCATGGCACAGCTCGATAGGGGAGCCGTTATATTGGATATCTCGGACGCGCGGCTGCTATTGGATATGGAGAACGCGACGAGTGAACTGTTCGGCTATCTTCCCGGTAACACGTACGACCAGGAGGAGACGGAGCGGATAAAGTCGGCGTTCAATGAACGGTACACCGATGAAACAGACGAGTTCGCGCCGGTGATGCTTCAATTGGTGGATCAAAATTTCATGAACCAAACCATCGCGATGATGGACGCGATATTGGTTATCATGGTGATTCTACTGGTGGTCGCGCTCTCCATCGTTCTTTGGAACACGGGCGTGTTAGGAGGGATAAGACGTTATAACGAGTTTGGCGTACGCCTGGCTTTGGGGGAAGAAAAAAAGCATATCTATCGCACCCTGTTGAGCGAATCAATGCTGATAGGTGTGATCGGGTCCGCGGTCGGGACTGCCGCGGGAGTTGCCCTCTCGCTCTACCTGCAGAAGCATGGCATCGACTACAGCGCGATGATGGAAAACGTGAACATGATGATCACCCCCGTCATTCGATCGGAAGTGACGCCCCAACTCTATTATATAGGATTTATCCCGGGTGTTATCTCCATGCTTGTCGGATCGGCACTGGCCGGGACAGCCGTTTACAAGCGTAACACGGCCATGTTGTTTAAGGAACTGGATTAA
- a CDS encoding outer membrane lipoprotein-sorting protein, with the protein MKKLTVLLLITVFTSSVFAQDAEQIIRDVDRNLSADSRIVESSMTVHGRRSSRTMTSKSYTVGNEKSFTEYLSPAREKGTKMLKLDKEMWLYSPSTDRTIMISGHMLRQSVMGSDLSYEDMMEDRKLSDMYTASLAGEETIEGRACHVLQLKSKVADAAYDVQKLWVDIERLVPLKQELYAKSGQLLKQVSLGDVQRVNDRWYPMKMVYKDMLKDGKGTEWMITKIEFDTRIPEHVFSKASLKQ; encoded by the coding sequence ATGAAAAAGCTAACTGTATTATTACTTATTACTGTTTTTACAAGTTCTGTTTTCGCGCAAGACGCGGAACAGATTATCAGGGACGTGGACAGGAACCTCTCTGCCGACAGCCGGATCGTGGAATCGAGCATGACGGTACACGGGAGGCGAAGCAGCCGCACGATGACTTCAAAAAGTTATACCGTCGGAAATGAAAAATCGTTCACGGAATACCTCTCGCCCGCGCGCGAAAAAGGGACGAAGATGTTGAAGCTGGACAAAGAGATGTGGCTTTATTCACCTTCGACCGACCGCACGATCATGATCTCGGGACATATGCTGCGGCAATCGGTGATGGGTTCCGATCTGTCCTACGAGGATATGATGGAGGATCGAAAGCTTTCCGATATGTACACCGCTTCACTTGCCGGCGAAGAGACCATAGAGGGGCGCGCGTGTCATGTCCTGCAGCTGAAATCCAAAGTGGCCGACGCGGCCTACGATGTTCAAAAGCTATGGGTCGATATCGAGCGGCTCGTCCCGTTGAAACAAGAGCTCTACGCGAAAAGCGGGCAGCTCCTCAAACAGGTAAGCCTGGGCGACGTGCAACGGGTCAATGACCGGTGGTATCCCATGAAGATGGTATACAAGGATATGCTCAAGGATGGTAAGGGAACAGAATGGATGATCACGAAGATTGAATTCGACACACGAATACCGGAACATGTTTTCTCGAAAGCAAGTTTGAAACAATAG
- a CDS encoding four helix bundle protein yields MSKIERFEDLEVWKMARSFSKNIYLILEKELFLKDFRLRDQMRGSVGSIMDNIAEGFERNGNKEFVQFLFISKGSCGEVRSQLYRALDIGYICQEEFDKLYQEALKISQSLSGFIKYLKASEFQGTKYK; encoded by the coding sequence ATGTCGAAGATAGAACGTTTCGAAGATTTAGAAGTATGGAAAATGGCTCGTTCTTTTTCGAAGAATATATACCTGATATTAGAGAAAGAGCTCTTTTTGAAAGACTTTCGGTTACGAGATCAAATGAGAGGATCTGTCGGATCAATTATGGATAATATTGCAGAGGGATTTGAACGTAACGGCAATAAGGAATTTGTTCAGTTTCTCTTTATATCAAAAGGTTCTTGCGGAGAAGTTCGTAGTCAACTATACAGAGCGTTAGATATAGGATATATTTGTCAAGAAGAATTTGATAAGCTATATCAGGAAGCATTAAAGATATCTCAATCCCTGTCCGGATTTATCAAATATTTAAAGGCTTCTGAGTTTCAAGGAACAAAATATAAATAA
- a CDS encoding TetR/AcrR family transcriptional regulator produces the protein MTKKQNDIFEAAKKLFYKFGVRRVTIEDICEEANASKMTFYKYFPNKIELVKAVVDNYFSNAMEKYREMMQSEITAEEKIRRTFELKLESAMGLEMDFLADLYKYPDDALKEHLNVWKQRSIDLTKSWFIEMQQNGLIIKELNFPVFMLYADAIQSFVLNDETMNFFGTTRELTHTVSRLLLYGITERKGEENPTE, from the coding sequence ATGACGAAAAAGCAAAACGATATTTTTGAGGCGGCAAAAAAACTCTTTTACAAGTTTGGCGTACGAAGAGTGACGATTGAAGATATTTGTGAGGAAGCCAACGCGAGTAAAATGACATTTTACAAGTATTTTCCTAACAAAATAGAACTGGTTAAAGCCGTTGTAGACAATTATTTTTCCAATGCAATGGAAAAATATCGGGAAATGATGCAATCAGAAATAACGGCTGAAGAAAAAATCAGGAGAACATTTGAATTAAAGTTGGAAAGTGCCATGGGCCTCGAAATGGATTTTCTGGCAGATCTGTATAAATATCCCGACGACGCGCTTAAGGAACATTTAAACGTATGGAAACAGAGAAGCATCGATCTCACGAAAAGCTGGTTTATTGAAATGCAACAAAACGGACTGATCATAAAAGAGCTCAATTTCCCGGTTTTCATGCTGTATGCCGACGCCATACAATCTTTTGTCCTCAACGATGAAACGATGAATTTTTTCGGGACTACGCGAGAATTAACGCACACCGTCTCAAGGCTCTTATTGTACGGCATCACGGAAAGAAAAGGAGAAGAAAACCCGACGGAATAG
- a CDS encoding porin family protein codes for MNKTYILLLFAFYVSLLAAQGSNNSTKFPGNQTEYEAERDSVVHPGKDVTEDQPERETDRDSVVNRGNRPARDPIQFRYSGQLSGWGQVTPDTPTKGWLGGRYIPQINLTQPLENNQLIDLEASVNLFGDIGIRSFDNTSTDATIKPYRAWARYASTRAEVRLGLQKINFGSAQMFRPLMWFDSMDPRDPLQLTDGVWGGLFRYYFPNNTTLWLWSLYGNDKNKGWEILPSSSSFPEIGGRVQIPIPKGEGALSYHFREADASAYGLEKIAENRFGLDVRLDATVGLWFESSWTHLNGDMGELTNQQMATLGTDYTFGIGNGLGLTFEQFFYSYGERGIDFNQSLNFSGLNLSYPLSMADNLSAMVYYDWGNQRFYNFLNWQHQRNNVTFYTIGYWNPSEFGIPSQMGTGSRFAGKGIQLIIAWHH; via the coding sequence ATGAACAAGACTTATATACTCCTACTATTTGCTTTCTATGTATCCTTGTTAGCTGCACAAGGAAGCAACAATTCCACGAAATTCCCAGGAAATCAAACAGAATATGAGGCGGAAAGAGACAGCGTGGTGCATCCGGGAAAAGACGTTACGGAAGATCAACCAGAACGTGAGACAGACCGAGACAGCGTGGTAAACAGGGGAAACAGGCCGGCAAGAGATCCTATCCAATTTCGATACAGCGGGCAGCTATCCGGATGGGGACAGGTTACTCCCGATACCCCCACGAAAGGGTGGCTGGGAGGGCGTTACATTCCACAGATCAATCTCACTCAACCGCTTGAAAACAATCAATTAATAGACCTCGAAGCATCCGTCAACCTCTTCGGCGATATAGGGATCCGCTCGTTCGACAATACCTCAACCGACGCTACAATAAAACCGTACAGGGCATGGGCACGTTATGCATCCACAAGAGCGGAAGTAAGGCTTGGCCTGCAAAAAATTAATTTCGGCTCGGCCCAAATGTTCCGCCCGCTGATGTGGTTCGACAGCATGGACCCGCGTGACCCGCTACAGCTCACCGATGGAGTCTGGGGAGGACTGTTCCGGTACTACTTCCCCAATAATACCACCTTGTGGTTGTGGTCCCTCTACGGCAACGATAAGAACAAAGGGTGGGAAATACTCCCTTCATCCAGTTCGTTCCCCGAAATAGGCGGCAGGGTGCAGATACCGATCCCAAAAGGAGAAGGAGCGCTCTCCTATCATTTCCGCGAAGCGGATGCAAGCGCGTACGGCCTTGAAAAGATCGCGGAAAACCGTTTCGGGCTTGATGTGCGGCTCGACGCGACCGTGGGACTCTGGTTCGAAAGCTCGTGGACGCACCTGAACGGCGACATGGGCGAACTTACCAACCAACAGATGGCAACATTGGGAACGGATTACACGTTCGGGATCGGGAACGGCCTTGGCCTCACCTTTGAACAGTTCTTCTATTCATACGGCGAGAGAGGGATCGACTTCAACCAATCACTCAACTTCTCGGGGCTGAACCTCTCCTACCCGCTCTCGATGGCCGATAACCTCAGCGCGATGGTGTATTACGACTGGGGGAACCAGCGTTTTTATAATTTTCTAAACTGGCAACATCAACGAAACAACGTGACCTTCTACACGATCGGGTACTGGAACCCGAGCGAATTCGGCATTCCTTCCCAAATGGGTACTGGATCCCGCTTTGCCGGTAAAGGCATCCAACTAATTATTGCCTGGCATCACTGA
- a CDS encoding YebC/PmpR family DNA-binding transcriptional regulator, which produces MGRAFEYRKATKMKRWGNMARVFTKLGKQITIAVREGGPDADTNPRLRVLIQQAKKENMPKDNVERAIKKATDKDHSDYKEVVYEGYGPYGIAIVVETATDNTTRTVANVRSYFNKHGGSLGTTGSLEFLFEHKCVFKIAPKEGMALDELELELIDFGVDEVVEEEEDILLYGDFKSYSEIQTYLEENDFEIHSAEFERIPHDTKELNDEERAQIEKLLEKFEEDEDVQNVFHNMAEES; this is translated from the coding sequence ATGGGAAGAGCATTTGAATACCGCAAAGCAACCAAGATGAAACGCTGGGGCAATATGGCCCGCGTATTCACGAAATTAGGAAAACAGATCACTATTGCTGTCCGTGAGGGTGGCCCCGATGCTGACACCAACCCGCGTTTACGCGTATTGATACAGCAGGCGAAGAAAGAGAATATGCCGAAAGACAACGTGGAGCGGGCCATCAAAAAGGCGACCGACAAGGATCACTCCGATTATAAAGAAGTGGTATATGAAGGATACGGGCCTTATGGCATCGCGATCGTGGTGGAAACGGCAACCGATAATACCACGCGCACCGTGGCTAATGTACGCAGCTATTTCAATAAGCACGGCGGTTCGCTGGGAACAACCGGCAGCCTGGAATTCTTATTCGAACACAAGTGCGTCTTTAAAATAGCCCCGAAGGAAGGAATGGCCCTTGATGAGTTGGAGCTGGAACTGATCGACTTTGGAGTAGATGAAGTAGTGGAAGAGGAAGAAGATATCCTCCTTTATGGTGACTTCAAATCCTACTCCGAGATACAAACCTACCTCGAGGAGAACGACTTCGAGATCCATTCGGCCGAGTTTGAACGCATTCCACACGACACCAAGGAATTGAACGACGAAGAACGAGCACAAATAGAGAAATTACTCGAGAAGTTTGAAGAGGACGAGGATGTTCAAAATGTATTTCATAATATGGCGGAAGAATCCTGA
- a CDS encoding helix-turn-helix transcriptional regulator produces the protein MQTTFRFRVTLFYIAISAAAFILLTLLLWYSWRKRNKKIIAEKESEVAELEGKLSDAAKEVIALAKKNDDAFLVRFNELYPHFTRDIYTRHPNLTNSEYSFCVLIYLHFTSKEIAQILTVEHRSVQTRKNRLRKRLGIPSKTDLYQYLKMLDDTTG, from the coding sequence GTGCAAACCACCTTCAGATTTAGGGTAACCCTATTCTATATCGCCATTAGTGCTGCCGCTTTTATCTTGTTGACCCTACTTCTCTGGTACTCTTGGAGAAAACGGAATAAAAAAATTATTGCCGAAAAGGAGAGCGAAGTGGCAGAACTGGAAGGGAAATTGAGCGATGCGGCAAAAGAGGTAATTGCTTTAGCCAAAAAGAACGATGATGCATTTCTTGTCCGCTTCAACGAGCTCTACCCCCATTTTACCCGCGATATTTACACGCGCCATCCGAACCTTACCAATTCGGAATATTCGTTTTGCGTGTTAATTTACCTTCATTTCACCTCAAAAGAAATCGCTCAGATTCTCACCGTGGAGCACCGCTCTGTTCAAACCCGGAAGAACCGTCTTCGCAAAAGGCTGGGAATACCTTCCAAAACAGATCTGTATCAATACCTGAAAATGCTGGACGATACCACCGGATAG
- a CDS encoding transposase yields the protein MFKKSDSHSQLDLFSSPTEYFRGSKKKEYLKDGSWHNLFRKEVVMRVDENIFSVLYSEGNGAPNASIRVLVGMMILKEGQGWSDRQLFSECGYNLLTRSALGLMSLEDAEPVPSTY from the coding sequence ATGTTTAAGAAATCAGATTCCCATAGTCAATTAGACCTGTTTTCATCGCCAACGGAGTACTTCAGGGGCTCCAAGAAGAAGGAATACCTGAAAGATGGCTCCTGGCATAACCTGTTTCGCAAAGAGGTCGTGATGCGCGTTGACGAGAATATATTCAGCGTGCTCTATTCCGAGGGTAACGGCGCGCCCAACGCTTCGATACGCGTACTGGTCGGGATGATGATCCTGAAGGAGGGCCAGGGATGGAGCGACAGGCAGCTTTTTTCCGAATGCGGGTACAACCTTTTGACTCGAAGCGCGCTGGGACTCATGTCCCTCGAGGACGCCGAGCCGGTCCCGTCCACCTATTAA
- a CDS encoding IS982 family transposase, translated as MITTDKVIEIFCIADDFCAEYENEIRNHQLQAGDITKRRNRKTQMSQSEIIAVMVCFHCGTFHNFKNYYLFYICKHMKSYFPNAVSYNRFVELQPRVIVPFMLLLKLFGFGECTGITYVDSTPIKVCHNKRIHSNKVFRDLAQRGKSTMGWFFGFKLHLVCNEKGELLNFSLTKGNVDDRNPDVINVLTKDLFGKLYADKGYISTKLFEMLFDQGVHLVTGIRSNMKNSLMSFRDKILLRKRSVIESINDELKNICQIEHSRHRSTHNFIMNIIAALVAYCFFPKKPSIKFEVEKSSQLTIWG; from the coding sequence ATGATCACAACAGACAAAGTTATTGAAATATTTTGTATTGCCGACGATTTTTGTGCAGAATATGAGAATGAAATCCGGAATCACCAACTTCAAGCAGGTGACATAACGAAAAGGAGAAACAGGAAAACGCAAATGTCTCAGAGCGAGATTATTGCCGTGATGGTCTGCTTCCACTGTGGAACCTTTCATAATTTCAAGAATTATTACCTGTTTTATATTTGCAAGCACATGAAGAGCTATTTTCCAAATGCCGTTTCCTACAACCGTTTTGTCGAGTTGCAACCCAGGGTGATTGTACCTTTCATGCTGTTGCTCAAACTCTTTGGATTTGGTGAATGCACAGGCATTACATATGTGGATAGCACTCCAATCAAAGTATGTCATAACAAGCGTATCCACTCGAATAAAGTATTCAGGGATTTGGCACAAAGAGGGAAAAGTACGATGGGCTGGTTTTTTGGATTCAAGCTTCATCTGGTCTGTAATGAAAAGGGTGAATTGCTGAATTTCTCTCTCACAAAAGGCAATGTCGACGATAGAAACCCTGACGTAATCAATGTTCTTACCAAAGATCTTTTCGGTAAACTATATGCAGACAAGGGTTACATCAGCACAAAGCTCTTCGAGATGCTGTTTGACCAGGGAGTTCATTTAGTGACCGGTATACGCTCAAATATGAAAAATTCCCTGATGTCATTCCGCGACAAGATTCTCTTACGCAAAAGATCTGTAATTGAGTCCATCAATGATGAACTGAAGAATATCTGCCAGATAGAACATTCAAGGCATCGTTCCACACATAATTTCATCATGAACATAATTGCTGCATTGGTGGCATATTGTTTCTTTCCCAAAAAGCCTTCAATCAAATTTGAAGTGGAAAAGTCAAGTCAATTAACCATTTGGGGATAA
- a CDS encoding M28 family metallopeptidase, which yields MNSIRKLFFFILLAASLPAVAQNKVSKKIMEIGKTDNQTMLHLDVLTNRIGGRPIGSDAYENATYWVASKLKEWGLEVEIQEVGELPVGFNRGPWFGKMYAETSMSLDFVTPSYTTGTKGVQRGHVVIEPKTRQEFERMKGKLKGAWVLIEGKSTGFPIDHSESGDSLRSVIIARNEAAKSSSERVEEPALFYKEMVEAGILGIIQSAPVPLVAMYDRKNLYKLSFDNLPAVPDIKLNEDQYDLIRKKVERREYILLEFDIRNHFRPGPVKYHNVIGKIRGTKYPDEYVMSGCHLDSYDVSTGAVDCGTGVAPNLEMARMIMAAGGNRPDRTILFCFWAGEEFGLLGSKFWVENNLDKLPRISNYFNRDGGPTAASGLTVPENMYDDIVKCTEGLADYCPQIPFKVVKSKEPPRPVPANAYGSDHAYFARNGVPTIAFDNTDPLGYNFNYREIWHTNRDLYNMSIPEYMEYTSVTQAVTVYNVANLKRLLPRDGIYIQE from the coding sequence ATGAACAGTATCAGAAAACTCTTTTTCTTCATTCTGCTGGCAGCATCTTTACCGGCAGTTGCTCAAAACAAGGTGAGTAAAAAGATCATGGAGATCGGTAAAACAGATAACCAGACCATGCTGCACCTGGATGTTCTAACCAATCGCATCGGTGGACGACCCATTGGCTCGGATGCATACGAGAATGCCACATATTGGGTGGCCAGCAAGCTGAAGGAGTGGGGGCTGGAGGTTGAGATCCAGGAGGTTGGAGAACTGCCCGTGGGATTTAACCGCGGACCCTGGTTCGGGAAGATGTACGCTGAAACATCCATGTCGCTCGACTTTGTCACTCCCAGCTATACGACAGGAACCAAGGGCGTTCAGCGCGGACATGTGGTTATCGAACCCAAGACCCGGCAAGAGTTTGAACGGATGAAAGGAAAACTGAAAGGTGCCTGGGTGCTGATTGAAGGAAAAAGTACAGGTTTTCCGATCGATCACTCTGAAAGCGGCGATTCGTTGCGAAGTGTCATCATTGCCCGTAACGAGGCGGCGAAGAGCAGTTCTGAACGGGTTGAGGAGCCGGCTCTCTTCTATAAAGAGATGGTAGAGGCAGGAATTCTCGGGATAATCCAGTCAGCCCCGGTTCCACTGGTGGCCATGTACGACCGGAAAAATCTCTATAAGCTGTCGTTTGATAACCTGCCTGCCGTTCCCGACATCAAACTGAATGAAGACCAGTACGACCTGATCCGCAAGAAAGTTGAGAGAAGAGAATATATCTTGCTGGAGTTTGATATCCGCAACCATTTCAGGCCGGGACCGGTGAAGTACCATAATGTGATAGGCAAGATCAGGGGGACGAAATATCCGGATGAATATGTGATGAGCGGTTGTCATCTCGACTCCTATGACGTCTCTACCGGTGCGGTAGATTGCGGTACCGGTGTGGCTCCCAACCTGGAGATGGCCCGGATGATCATGGCAGCCGGTGGAAATCGTCCCGACAGGACGATACTGTTCTGCTTCTGGGCCGGTGAAGAGTTTGGACTGTTGGGTTCAAAATTCTGGGTGGAGAATAACCTTGACAAGTTGCCAAGGATCTCCAATTACTTTAACCGCGACGGAGGTCCTACTGCGGCATCGGGACTTACCGTGCCAGAAAACATGTATGACGATATTGTGAAATGTACCGAAGGATTGGCCGATTATTGTCCGCAGATCCCCTTTAAGGTTGTGAAAAGCAAGGAACCTCCCCGTCCTGTACCGGCCAACGCCTACGGAAGCGATCACGCCTATTTTGCCAGAAACGGTGTTCCAACAATTGCCTTCGACAATACCGATCCGTTGGGTTACAACTTCAACTATAGGGAGATCTGGCATACAAACCGCGATCTCTACAACATGAGTATCCCCGAATATATGGAGTACACCTCCGTAACACAAGCAGTTACAGTATACAATGTGGCCAATTTGAAAAGATTGTTGCCCAGGGATGGAATCTACATTCAAGAGTGA
- a CDS encoding HU domain-containing protein, producing MKQLISHIEFLLHTHNCVIVPSLGGFVVNTTPARRDGISAFTPPESELVFNRELSHNDGLLVESYMRTDNISFENATKKINDAVRQIMNQLRTERFVDLGDLGSFRMVDDLRFVYQSNPFVRPEYFGLSRASLQPIIQLQTADRRNSEDGSRKSVVRKTGIVAAVAAVVTAIMLLFPVQDSPLRHQTAQLIAISSPSLHLTKEVKASKEVTTSNKSEEVGRESVAVAAQQEERRLDERISVPEGPRFYIVTGVYEVPEIADNMINLLKSEGYSDASFFKRPNRTTVYAASFSTREEADQHLKQLKQNFPNHQDAWILKK from the coding sequence ATGAAACAGCTGATTTCACATATAGAATTCCTCCTGCATACGCACAATTGCGTGATTGTTCCTTCATTGGGAGGATTTGTCGTGAATACAACACCAGCCCGCAGAGATGGAATTTCTGCCTTCACCCCGCCGGAATCCGAACTGGTGTTTAACCGCGAGCTCTCCCACAACGACGGACTATTGGTGGAGTCATACATGCGAACCGACAATATCTCATTCGAGAACGCCACGAAGAAGATAAACGATGCCGTCCGGCAAATCATGAATCAGCTGAGAACGGAAAGGTTTGTCGATCTGGGCGATCTGGGAAGTTTCCGGATGGTAGACGATCTCAGATTTGTATATCAGTCCAATCCTTTTGTCCGGCCTGAATACTTTGGACTTTCCCGTGCTTCCTTGCAACCCATTATCCAGTTACAAACGGCAGACCGCAGGAACAGTGAGGATGGCAGCAGGAAGTCGGTGGTGAGGAAAACAGGCATCGTCGCGGCTGTTGCAGCTGTAGTTACAGCCATCATGCTTCTCTTCCCGGTTCAGGACAGTCCGCTTCGGCACCAGACAGCCCAGCTCATCGCCATCTCTTCACCTTCTCTTCATCTCACCAAGGAAGTAAAGGCGTCTAAGGAGGTCACCACATCCAACAAAAGTGAGGAGGTTGGCAGAGAGAGTGTTGCGGTTGCTGCTCAACAGGAAGAGAGACGGCTGGATGAGAGAATATCCGTACCCGAAGGACCCAGGTTCTATATCGTAACGGGGGTCTATGAAGTTCCCGAGATCGCAGACAACATGATCAACCTGCTCAAATCGGAAGGCTATTCAGATGCCTCGTTTTTCAAACGGCCCAATCGTACCACCGTTTATGCCGCCTCATTTTCCACCCGCGAGGAGGCAGATCAACACCTGAAACAGCTCAAACAAAATTTTCCGAATCACCAGGACGCGTGGATATTGAAAAAGTGA